Proteins encoded in a region of the Puntigrus tetrazona isolate hp1 chromosome 12, ASM1883169v1, whole genome shotgun sequence genome:
- the gjz1 gene encoding gap junction beta-5 protein — MAAIVTGLIPILRTAVDSTATYKGRTMWFGLLCIRLVTVFLAQFPWKSLNEDFDCSNRNTFCTKACFNKHFDNSVVMAWHFLFILLVLSVLLMELFSSHLRSSFQKKREKEMASQSEQGAVTDPTTTVGGRMMIDLHKSKSSVAVYLFSIVLRIAVELLFVYVLFFWVLPKLDEEPFPCHAQTLGNCSVQHCVVRGAAEKRMSVYALLFMSALVIITSGLFCLYSIGHYLCSG, encoded by the coding sequence ATGGCAGCGATAGTTACCGGGCTCATCCCAATCCTCCGCACTGCAGTGGACTCCACTGCCACATATAAAGGTCGCACCATGTGGTTCGGTTTGCTCTGCATCCGCCTAGTGACCGTCTTTCTGGCTCAGTTTCCATGGAAAAGCCTAAATGAGGATTTCGACTGTTCCAACAGAAACACCTTCTGCACTAaagcttgttttaataaacactttGACAATTCTGTAGTGATGGCGTGGcatttcctcttcatcctccttGTGCTCTCAGTCCTTCTCATGGAGCTATTTTCCTCCCATCTTCGATCTTCATTCCAGAAGAAAAGGGAGAAAGAAATGGCATCTCAAAGCGAACAGGGAGCGGTCACTGATCCCACCACGACTGTTGGTGGTAGGATGATGATAGACCTCCACAAAAGCAAAAGCAGTGTTGCGGTGTACCTGTTCAGCATCGTGCTGCGGATTGCAGTGGAACTTTTGTTCGTGTATGTCTTGTTCTTCTGGGTTCTGCCCAAACTGGATGAAGAGCCGTTCCCTTGTCATGCACAAACCTTGGGCAACTGTTCAGTACAGCATTGTGTGGTCCGAGGGGCAGCAGAAAAGAGAATGTCTGTCTATGCTTTGCTGTTTATGTCTGCCCTGGTTATTATAACAAGTGGTCTGTTCTGTCTCTACTCAATAGGCCATTATCTCTGTAGTGGTTAA
- the znf668 gene encoding zinc finger protein 668, which yields MASPQPGSPPTTEQYTPPPSEAEPNKEPDNSSEQPTRRRGQGRPPKTLHTFKCSTCQEVFTGPSALQSHKLSAHGKDKQQQYTCGKCTKTFSSRAQLSKHQRSHSAQRPFQCPHCHKAYKTPTELRNHSRSHTGEKPFVCFDCGKAFMQAICLRIHMTQHSGERPHSCPHCSKSYPTLSKLKVHQRSHTGEKPYFCSECGKSFADPSVYRKHRRNHQGHRPYACSQCGKTYTELKDLKNHERSHTGEKPYLCSDCGKAFSRSSSLACHLRIHSKSKPYQCDQCGKGFTQLSSYQSHLRTHSGEKPFLCPQCGKMFSDPSSFRRHQRAHQGFKPYPCDKCTKRFRQPADLAVHQRVHSGQRPYKCQRCDKAFVASWDLRRHMLVHSGLRPFSCTECGKSFTERSSLNKHRRVHSGERPYKCQQCFKSFVVSSSLRKHERTHLSERPLQVQATPETAQMFPTTLPQFSCSHCDMIFGTWEEVQAHSSLHTISPPSDSTVSALPIGPYICVTCQAEFVQLADMQAHEKQHPKPRPHVCDQCGKGFLNKAGLRKHQRIHSTSRPHCCAVCGKAFLFAAYLRKHLRTHRDTESSPPLPQGDIVHSQPLPSPPSAASPSGSEPTAISLTVPVTVPVSAFQTMPAHVYIDKEEGL from the coding sequence ATGGCTTCACCCCAGCCAGGTAGCCCACCAACCACAGAACAGTATACACCACCACCTTCTGAGGCTGAGCCCAACAAAGAACCAGATAACTCATCAGAACAGCCTACAAGAAGAAGAGGCCAAGGGAGACCGCCaaaaactttgcacactttcaAATGCTCGACATGTCAGGAGGTTTTTACCGGCCCTTCAGCTCTACAAAGCCACAAGCTGTCAGCACATGGTAAAGACAAGCAGCAGCAATACACCTGCGGTAAGTGCACAAAGACGTTCTCCAGCCGGGCGCAGCTTTCCAAGCATCAGCGCTCCCACTCTGCTCAACGTCCGTTCCAGTGCCCACACTGCCATAAGGCTTACAAGACTCCAACGGAGTTACGCAACCACAGCCGTTCACACACAGGGGAGAaaccgtttgtttgttttgactgTGGCAAGGCATTTATGCAGGCCATTTGCCTGCGTATCCACATGACGCAGCACAGTGGAGAAAGGCCTCATTCTTGCCCTCATTGTTCTAAGAGTTATCCCACACTATCCAAACTGAAAGTACACCAACGATCACACACCGGGGAGAAGCCTTACTTTTGTTCagagtgtgggaagagtttcgcCGACCCTTCGGTGTACCGCAAACATCGGCGTAATCACCAAGGCCACCGACCGTATGCTTGCAGCCAGTGTGGCAAAACGTACACGGAGCTGAAGGACTTGAAGAACCACGAGCGTTCTCACACGGGCGAGAAGCCTTACCTGTGCTCAGACTGCGGAAAAGCCTTCTCCCGCTCGTCCTCTTTGGCTTGCCACTTGCGTATCCACTCCAAGAGCAAGCCGTATCAGTGTGATCAGTGCGGCAAAGGCTTTACCCAGCTCTCCTCGTACCAGTCCCATCTTCGTACCCACTCGGGTGAAAAACCCTTTTTGTGTCCACAGTGTGGCAAGATGTTCTCCGATCCTTCTAGTTTCCGCCGACACCAACGGGCGCATCAGGGATTCAAGCCGTACCCTTGTGACAAGTGCACTAAGAGGTTTCGGCAGCCTGCGGACCTTGCAGTGCATCAGCGTGTGCACTCGGGTCAGCGGCCCTACAAATGCCAGCGTTGCGATAAAGCATTCGTCGCTTCTTGGGATCTCCGACGCCACATGTTGGTTCACTCCGGCCTGCGGCCTTTTTCGTGCACAGAATGTGGCAAATCCTTTACGGAGCGCTCTAGTCTGAACAAGCACAGAAGAGTGCATTCAGGGGAGCGTCCTTACAAATGCCAGCAGTGTTTCAAGTCGTTTGTTGTCTCATCCAGTTTGCGCAAACATGAGAGGACACACTTGTCCGAGAGGCCGTTGCAGGTCCAGGCCACTCCTGAAACGGCACAAATGTTTCCCACCACCCTGCCCCAGTTCTCCTGCTCTCACTGTGATATGATATTTGGAACGTGGGAGGAAGTGCAGGCCCATTCCAGCCTACACACCATCTCTCCTCCATCTGATTCTACTGTTTCGGCTTTACCTATTGGCCCGTACATTTGTGTGACCTGCCAGGCAGAGTTTGTTCAGCTGGCCGATATGCAGGCACATGAGAAACAGCACCCCAAGCCAAGACCTCACGTTTGTGACCAGTGCGGTAAGGGTTTTCTGAATAAAGCCGGGCTCCGTAAACACCAGCGCATCCACTCGACCAGTCGGCCACATTGCTGCGCTGTTTGCGGAAAGGCTTTTCTTTTCGCTGCCTACCTTCGCAAACATTTACGCACCCACCGTGACACTGAGTCCTCACCCCCCCTTCCTCAGGGAGACATAGTGCACAGCCAACCCCTGCCGTCTCCACCAAGTGCTGCGTCACCTTCAGGATCCGAGCCTACCGCTATTTCTCTGACTGTTCCGGTGACCGTGCCGGTTTCGGCATTTCAGACAATGCCAGCCCATGTGTATATAGACAAGGAGGAGGGGCTCTAA
- the cd37 gene encoding leukocyte antigen CD37, producing the protein MASECCLSLTKYFLFLFNLTFCLLGSLILSVGLWTLLSENIMSFMPSYTSISLFSYLLIISGSVTTLLGFFGCLGSLKAVKCLLATYFILLTVLLAAQIVGGVLFYTQNTQFIDSLKEYTIELMKSSGGNDTSYKSFETTIDEIQQKAKCCGWNGIQDWGESIPCSCFNVTVNATQHNCFKCFSNGTYSNVTSESNLTCPIYQGCGGSIENWLDKNLSLICKVILTISVVEICGMILSMCLYKEGSVDYNTILH; encoded by the exons ATGGCATCTGAGTGCTGTCTCAGTCTCACCAAAtacttcctctttctcttcaaCTTGACATTCTGT CTCTTAGGATCACTTATCTTATCTGTGGGACTATGGACACTCCTTTCAGAAAACATAATGTCATTCA TGCCTTCCTACActtccatctctcttttttcctaCTTGCTGATTATCAGTGGCTCTGTAACCACGTTGTTAGGCTTCTTTGGATGTCTGGGTTCTCTAAAGGCTGTGAAATGCCTGCTGGCAACT taCTTCATCCTGCTCACGGTTCTTCTCGCGGCTCAGATCGTGGGTGGGGTTCTTTTCTACACCCAGAACACTCAG TTTATTGATTCACTAAAGGAGTATACGATTGAACTAATGAAATCATCTGGAGGCAATGATACCAGTTATAAGAGTTTTGAAACAACTATAGATGAGATTCAGCAGAAG GCCAAGTGCTGTGGCTGGAATGGAATACAGGACTGGGGGGAATCTATACCTTGTTCTTGCTTCAATGTCACTGTCAATGCAACACAACACAACTGTTTCAAATGTTTCTCAAATGGCACCTATTCAAATGTCACCAGTGAATCAAATTTGACCTGTCCAATTTATCAG gGCTGCGGTGGCAGTATAGAGAATTGGCTGGATAAAAATCTTTCCCTCATTTGCAAGGTTATTTTGACCATTTCTGTGGTGGAG ATATGTGGTATGATCCTTTCGATGTGTCTGTATAAAGAAGGCTCTGTGGATTACAACACAATTCTCCACTAA
- the gall gene encoding galanin peptides-like: protein MQMSCSLLFISLCVLTAHLSRIQGMTLTNPEKKGWTLNSAGYLLGPYAHRSLNVRHRAMGKRDMWNESSSLPASSYNDSYLLSLLGHLAYLRLKEMGMTEDFSGSLMSGHMKQ from the exons ATGCAGATGAGTTGTTCTTTACTCTTCATCTCACTCTGTGTCCTCACTGCACATCTGTCAAGGATCCAGGGCATGACCCTCACG AATCCAGAGAAAAAGGGATGGACTTTGAACAGTGCTGGATATCTACTGGGACCTT ATGCTCACAGAAGTCTTAATGTAAGACACAGAGCTATGGGCAAAAGAGACATGTGGAATGAAAGTTCAAGCTTACCAGCATCTTCATACA ATGATTCCTATCTTCTTTCACTGCTGGGGCATCTTGCATATCTGCGATTAAAAG AAATGGGAATGACTGAAGATTTCAGTGGCTCTTTAATGAGTGGCCATATGAAGCAATAA
- the znf646 gene encoding zinc finger protein 646, with the protein MQEPGRTKGFSCRHCGVVCASMPSLLEHTDTFHQSEEERKYKCDECGRGYRHAGSLANHRKTHEVGSFQCHICSRKLSNALALKSHLRIHTSRKKYSCTECGKAFRLATQLATHQKVHRNKEPQIRTKDSANSLIESDYKDDELLHLEEMDFDMIPDLQPDMKLNIAPMSSLSNGAMSEHILNTNTESDMAAEDDAGDRPFKCDLCDKTYRHHGSLINHKKTHQMGLFECPICFKQFNNLAALNSHQRIHSKTRGRLSVQNSKAALTECKQELAPHVMPQNGDANIHFCHLCQVAFANDDEFQNHILLHNSSSVSFELPTNLSEEHNFSYDDSVTHSPESNSYPPTSDTPPLPTLLDKAIEYSQADEPLENGHIYLPHSLDENPLTLHAQGQPMALPSENLNPDCLAQGTDNIKVEDVDSFDRRFKCHICGKSYRHAGSLINHKRSHQTGIFQCSICRKNYPHLAALRSHLRIHKGRPASLPASSEGDWLSSEPLTHENQQNCFPSHEGDVSGILGLSQDMVVSVQHNSDEEHVNEMNATEFHEQFDSSFSDEHLPQDEHLMERHMCADCGKTFTDIAGIKSHICPLLNQQYQTMMNGSPGHMDFHNTKHQHFLEESEEDVGFEEHNASAAEAYFRQQTINDNIHGEMSDSEAKAECEEDEDDEEEDDGEMYQCSVCGNHYTSMRALRSHLRGHTQTHGAPSACGSSSSLEVKKDEPSENQQGDCSLIICSTCGESFTKKQDLQTHQLLHSNIEGNPQEQFVTNHQNELKPKVEMESIICGKCGISCSDIYHLNNHNCTGQRDGQVEDKCGEKRLIRSTFQRHLLQENLHDGERQYKCDQCGRSYRHAGSLLNHKKSHKTGVFRCFVCQKRFYNLLALKNHQRTHFDVKKHRCAECGKAFKIYKQLLNHQRVHQENKAKIEELNKQIQTLMQMSGNASGSGMQAPNSSRRRMSRRHKQRQTSNSDQSSQEKEGQVGDPRDPRPFVCDQCGRSYRHAGSLVNHKNSHKTGEYYCALCNNTYSNQLAMKNHLRIHFAVKRHRCQDCGKAFRGNKQLLNHTCSTNKRNAAARGKVRSHKREKDMTCKQCRLVFPDTELLEGHTCTKETAHNSVPPGDVDGDNDGADLGKEERPFKCNICSRSYRHAGSLLNHKNTHKTGHFTCTFCAKPFSNPMALRNHTRIHTQKKKYVCPTCGKAFRLSSILYNHQKIHARGVTHYSCQTCGKSFQGKSGLKRHRCYRNGNPNSTVNQDGVDKCYTCDQCGRSYRHAGSLLNHKKTHSTDLLHCTLCLKTFTDPLDLQSHSQMARHCCPDCGKTFCEFAHLQSHMEVHSKGLPYYCNMCQQNFPNLASFQQHQELHGGLQGQSHHEQGMQIQQDLAWDSAIDQQIGIQSLPKIDSAFSRVHGFPEPQDQQESNEGYGKEEKSHVCEHCGRTYRHAGSLLNHKNSHKTGSFFCSVCQKEFTNLMALKNHRRIHTEPKRYQCLECGKAFRVSTQLICHRRIHTKEKPFSCLLCDKRFSSKSNLRHHQKMHQNTQQTYESSFSMEENEFMGLGVDPFL; encoded by the exons ATGCAAGAGCCAGGCCGGACCAAAGGCTTCTCGTGTAGACATTGTGGTGTAGTATGTGCAAGCATGCCTAGTCTTTTGGAGCATACGGATACTTTTCATCAGTCGGAAGAGGAACGGAAGTACAAATGTGATGAATGTGGACGAGGCTACAGGCATGCAGGCAGCTTGGCTAACCACAGAAAAACACACGAGGTTGGCTCTTTTCAGTGTCATATATGCTCTAGGAAGCTCTCCAATGCATTGGCTCTAAAAAGCCACCTGCGGATTCACACGTCTAGAAAGAAATATTCTTGCACAGAATGCGGAAAGGCTTTTCGCCTTGCAACTCAGCTGGCCACCCATCAAAAGGTCCATCGCAATAAAGAGCCTCAAATCAGGACAAAGGATTCTGCAAACAGTCTTATTGAAAGTGATTATAAAGATGATGAGTTGCTGCATCTAGAGGAGATGGATTTTGACATGATACCAGATTTGCAGCCAGACATGAAGCTGAATATTGCTCCAATGAGCAGCCTTAGTAATGGTGCCATgtcagaacacattttaaacaccAACACAGAAAGTGATATGGCAGCTGAGGATGATGCTGGAGACCGGCCATTCAAATGTGACTTGTGTGACAAGACGTACAGACATCATGGCAGTCTCATAAATCATAAGAAAACTCATCAAATGGGGTTATTTGAGTGTCCAATCTGTTTTAAACAGTTCAACAATCTTGCTGCACTTAATAGTCACCAGCGAATACACAGTAAAACTCGAGGTCGTCTCAGTGTGCAGAACTCTAAAGCTGCCCTCACAGAATGCAAGCAAGAACTTGCCCCTCATGTTATGCCACAGAATGGTGAtgctaatatacatttttgccaCCTATGTCAGGTTGCTTTTGCTAATGATGACGAGTTTCAAAATCACATTCTCTTGCATAACTCTTCCTCAGTGTCATTTGAGCTCCCTACTAACTTGTCAGAGGAGCACAATTTTTCTTACGATGATAGTGTTACTCATTCTCCAGAGTCTAATTCTTATCCCCCCACTAGTGACACTCCACCATTGCCCACGCTACTTGATAAAGCAATTGAATATTCCCAAGCAGATGAGCCATTGGAAAATGGTCATATTTATCTACCCCACTCTTTAGATGAAAATCCATTGACTCTACATGCTCAGGGACAGCCAATGGCCCTACCATCAGAAAACCTCAACCCTGATTGTTTAGCACAGGGTACTGATAACATCAAAGTAGAAGATGTTGACAGTTTTGATCGCAGATTCAAGTGCCACATCTGTGGCAAAAGCTACAGGCATGCAGGCAGTCTTATAAATCACAAACGGTCCCATCAAACTGGGATCTTTCAATGTTCCATCTGCCGCAAGAACTACCCACATTTGGCGGCTTTGCGAAGCCACCTTCGGATCCATAAGGGAAGGCCTGCATCTTTGCCTGCTAGTTCTGAGGGTGACTGGCTTTCCTCAGAGCCCTTGACACATGAGAACCAACAGAACTGTTTTCCATCACATGAAGGAGATGTAAGTGGAATTTTAGGCCTCTCTCAGGACATGGTAGTCTCTGTGCAGCATAACTCCGATGAGGAGCATGTGAATGAGATGAATGCTACTGAATTTCATGAGCAGTTTGACAGCTCCTTCTCAGATGAGCACCTACCTCAGGATGAACACCTCATGGAGAGGCACATGTGTGCTGACTGTGGTAAAACATTTACTGATATTGCAGGAATCAAGTCACACATTTGTCCCCTCCTGAATCAGCAGTATCAGACCATGATGAACGGCTCACCTGGTCACATGGACTTTCACAACACAAAGCATCAACATTTCTTAGAAGAGTCAGAGGAAGATGTTGGTTTTGAGGAACACAACGCTAGTGCAGCAGAGGCCTATTTCCGGCAGCAGACCATTAATGACAACATTCATGGTGAGATGAGTGACAGTGAAGCTAAAGCTGAATGtgaagaagatgaagatgatgaagaggaggatgatGGAGAGATGTATCAGTGCTCAGTGTGTGGGAATCACTACACTAGCATGCGTGCACTGCGAAGCCATCTCAGAGGTCATACTCAAACACATGGTGCACCTTCAGCATGTGGTTCATCATCTTCTCTAGAGGTCAAGAAAGATGAACCGAGTGAAAATCAGCAGGGTGACTGCAGTCTTATTATCTGCAGCACTTGTGGAGAGAGCTTTACAAAGAAACAAGACCTACAAACCCACCAGCTCTTGCATAGCAATATAGAAGGTAATCCACAAGAACAATTTGTAACCAACCACCAGAATGAGCTCAAACCAAAAGTGGAAATGGAAAGTATTATTTGTGGTAAATGTGGCATTAGCTGCAGTGATATTTATCACCTCAATAACCACAACTGCACAGGACAACGAGATGGACAAGTGGAGGATAAATGTGGAGAGAAACGGCTCATTAGAAGTACATTTCAACGGCATCTTTTGCAGGAGAATCTACATGATGGAGAGCGCCAGTACAAGTGTGACCAATGTGGTCGTTCGTACAGACATGCTGGATCATTACTCAATCATAAGAAGTCTCACAAAACTGGAGTGTTTCGCTGCTTTGTTTGCCAAAAGCGTTTTTATAATTTGCTGGCTCTCAAGAATCACCAGAGGACACACTTTGATGTTAAAAa GCATAGATGTGCAGAATGTGggaaagcattcaaaatctataAACAACTGTTGAACCACCAGAGGGTACATCAGGAAAACAAGGCTAAGATTGAAGAGCTCAACAAACAAATTCAGACACTCATGCAGATGAGTGGGAATGCCTCAGGGAGTGGAATGCAGGCACCTAATTCTAGCAGGAGGAGAATGAGTAGACGCCACAAGCAACGGCAGACCTCTAACAGTGATCAGTCTAGCCAAGAAAAAGAGGGCCAGGTGGGAGATCCCAGAGACCCTCGCCCTTTTGTCTGTGATCAGTGTGGACGAAGCTATCGTCATGCAGGAAGCCTGGTCAACCACAAAAACTCGCACAAGACAGGTGAATATTACTGTGCATTGTGCAACAACACCTACTCCAATCAGCTAGCAATGAAGAACCATTTGCGAATACACTTTGCCGTCAAAAGACACCGCTGCCAAGACTGTGGAAAGGCCTTCAGAGGGAACAAACAGTTACTCAACCACACTTGTTcgacaaataaaagaaatgcagcAGCAAGAGGAAAGGTCAGGAGCCACAAACGAGAAAAGGATATGACTTGCAAGCAGTGCCGTCTTGTATTTCCAGATACTGAGCTACTTGAAGGGCACACCTGTACTAAAGAGACTGCCCATAATTCGGTTCCCCCAGGAGATGTAGATGGTGACAACGATGGTGCAGACCTAGGAAAAGAAGAACGACCATTTAAGTGCAACATTTGTAGTCGCAGTTACCGTCACGCTGGTAGCTTGttaaaccataaaaacactcacaaaaCAGGCCATTTCACCTGCACCTTTTGTGCCAAGCCCTTTTCCAATCCCATGGCTTTACGAAACCACACACGCATTCACACgcaaaagaaaaagtatgtCTGTCCTACTTGCGGTAAAGCTTTCCGTCTCTCCAGTATCCTGTACAATCATCAAAAAATCCATGCACGGGGAGTAACTCATTACAGCTGCCAAACATGTGGCAAAAGCTTCCAGGGAAAGTCTGGGCTAAAGAGACATCGCTGTTACCGAAACGGCAATCCAAACTCTACTGTAAATCAAGATGGTGTGGACAAATGCTATAC GTGTGATCAGTGCGGACGCTCTTATAGACATGCTGGTTCCCTTCTTAACCACAAGAAGACTCATTCTACTGACCTCCTCCACTGCACTCTCTGCTTGAAAACATTCACGGACCCTCTGGATTTACAGAGCCATTCTCAAATGGCTCGCCACTGCTGCCCAGACTGTGGGAAAACCTTCTGTGAGTTTGCACACTTGCAGAGCCACATGGAGGTGCATAGTAAGGGACTGCCCTATTACTGCAACATGTGTCAACAGAACTTTCCAAACTTGGCTAGTTTTCAGCAGCACCAGGAGCTCCATGGTGGCTTGCAGGGGCAGTCACACCATGAGCAAGGTATGCAGATACAGCAGGATTTAGCCTGGGACTCTGCAATAGACCAACAGATAGGAATTCAGAGCCTTCCTAAAATCGATTCAGCCTTCAGCAGAGTGCACGGATTCCCTGAGCCACAAGACCAGCAGGAAAGTAACGAGGGATATGGTAAGGAAGAGAAAAGTCATGTGTGTGAGCATTGTGGACGTACTTACCGCCACGCTGGTTCACTGCTCAACCACAAGAACAGCCACAAGACCGGCTCCTTCTTTTGCTCGGTCTGCCAAAAGGAGTTCACCAATCTCATGGCGCTGAAGAATCACAGGCGCATTCACACAGAACCCAAACGCTATCAGTGCCTGGAGTGTGGCAAGGCCTTCCGGGTCTCCACCCAGCTTATCTGCCACAGGCGCATCCACACCAAAGAGAAGCCTTTCTCCTGCCTCCTTTGCGACAAGCGTTTCTCTAGCAAGTCCAACCTCCGGCACCATCAGAAGATGCATCAGAATACCCAACAGACTTATGAGTCCTCCTTCAGCATGGAAGAGAATGAATTCATGGGACTGGGTGTGGACCCTTTCCTCTAA